The Sebastes umbrosus isolate fSebUmb1 chromosome 4, fSebUmb1.pri, whole genome shotgun sequence genome has a window encoding:
- the gins3 gene encoding DNA replication complex GINS protein PSF3, with product MDTQSYLPVQPGVGMQESFLSLDDILLSHERLPIRTECSFPRLGFLEKSSDTQDIPEGTKMELPLWLSKGLYEKKRRVLSVELPKVYREGWRTVFNADPNVVDLHKMGPYYYGLGSQMLHFDSPENPEIAQTLLQTFIGRFRRNMDSSQNAYNEDTSALVERLDCLERALFTSGQSGLNGFQSWEKGQASQLTASSLVLNYRKRKITDMQP from the exons ATGGACACTCAGTCGTATCTCCCCGTGCAGCCCGGTGTGGGCATGCAGGAGAGCTTCCTGTCTCTAGACGACATCCTGCTCTCACACGAGAGACTTCCCATCCGGACGGAGTGCAGCTTTCCTCGGCTGGGCTTTCTGGAGAAGTCGAGTGACACGCAGGATATACCGGAG GGTACGAAGATGGAGCTTCCTTTGTGGCTGTCCAAGGGTCTGTacgagaagaagaggagagtgtTGTCAGTTGAGCTTCCGAAGGTGTACAGAGAGGGCTGGAGGACTGTGTTCAACGCAGACCCCAACGTGGTGGATCTGCATAAGATGGGGCCCTACTACTACGGCCTGGGATCCCAGATGCTGCACTTTGACAGCCCAGAGAACCCAGAGATCGCACAGACGCTGCTGCAG ACGTTCATTGGTCGGTTCAGACGGAACATGGACTCCTCCCAGAATGCCTACAACGAGGACACGTCTGCGCTGGTGGAGCGTCTGGACTGTCTGGAGAGGGCTCTGTTCACGTCCGGGCAGAGCGGCCTCAACGGCTTCCAGAGCTGGGAGAAAGGCCAGGCCTCACAACTCACCGCCTCCAGTCTTGTTCTCAACTACCGCAAGAGGAAGATCACCGATATGCAGCCCTGA